In a genomic window of Phaenicophaeus curvirostris isolate KB17595 chromosome Z, BPBGC_Pcur_1.0, whole genome shotgun sequence:
- the TARS1 gene encoding threonine--tRNA ligase 1, cytoplasmic isoform X1 produces MAGAGEQVDAGEEKKADCGKKKPKEGASDGGRMELNPWPAFINERLEMYNKLKAEHDALLAERATNDSKPIKVTLPDGKQVDAESWKTTPYQIACGISQGLADNTVIAKVNKMVWDLDRPLEEDCTLELLKFEDEEAQAVYWHSSAHIMGEAMERIYGGCLCYGPPIENGFYYDMFLEEGGVSSNDFSTLEALCKKIMKEKQVFERLEVKKETLLEMFKYNKFKCRILNEKVNTPTTTVYRCGPLIDLCRGPHVRHTGKIKTIKIHKNSSTYWEGKADMESLQRIYGISFPDAKMLKEWEKLQEEAKNRDHRKIGRDQELFFFHELSPGSCFFLPKGAYIYNTLIEFIRSEYRKRGFQEVVTPNVFNSKLWMTSGHWQHYSDNMFSFEVEKEIFALKPMNCPGHCLMFDHRPRSWRELPLRLADFGVLHRNELSGALTGLTRVRRFQQDDAHIFCTMEQIEEEMKSCLQFLRTVYDVFGFSFKLNLSTRPEKYLGDIEVWNQAEKQLENSLNDFGEKWELNPGDGAFYGPKIDIQIKDAIGRYHQCATIQLDFQLPVRFNLTFVSHDGNDKTRPVIIHRAILGSVERMIAILTENYGGKWPLWLSPQQVMVVPVGPTCDEYAQKVRQQFHDAGLMADVDVDPGCTLNKKIRNAQLAQYNFILVVGEKEKASGTVNIRTRDNKVHGERTIADTVERLLELKCSRSRQAEEEF; encoded by the exons ATGGCGGGCGCTGGCGAGCAG GTAGAcgctggggaggaaaaaaaggcagactGTGGGAAGAAGAAACCGAAGGAAGGAGCCAGCGATGGAGGGCGAATGGAG CTGAATCCCTGGCCTGCATTTATCAATGAGCGTTTAGAGATGTACAATAAACTTAAAGCTGAACATGATGCCCTTCTTGCAGAAAGAGCTACAAATGATAGTAAACCCATTAAAGTCACATTGCCTGATGGCAAGCAGGTTGATGCTGAATCCTGGAAGACTACTCCTTATCAAATTGCTTGTGGAATTAG CCAGGGCTTGGCTGATAATACTGTTATTGCTAAAGTGAACAAGATGGTTTGGGATCTAGACCGTCCTTTGGAGGAGGATTGTACCCTGGAGCTGCTTAAGTTTGAAGATGAAGAGGCTCAAGCA GTATACTGGCACTCAAGTGCTCACATAATGGGTGAAGCTATGGAGCGAATTTATGGTGGATGTTTGTGTTACGGTCCCCCAAtagaaaatggattttattaTGACATGTTCCTTGAGGAAGG GGGTGTATCAAGTAATGACTTTTCGACTTTGGAAGCATTATGCAAAaagataatgaaagaaaaacaagtcttTGAAAGACTAGAAGTTAAGAAGGAAACACTACTTGAAATGTTTAAG tataATAAGTTCAAGTGTCGCATCCTGAATGAGAAGGTCAATACTCCAACTACAACAGTATACAG GTGTGGTCCCTTGATAGATTTGTGCAGAGGGCCTCATGTCAGACACACTGGCAAGATAAAGACCATAAAAATCCATAAG AATTCTTCTACCTATTGGGAAGGGAAGGCTGACATGGAGTCTCTCCAGCGGATCTACGGAATTTCATTCCCAGATGCAAAAATGCTGAAGGAATGGGAGAAATTACAGGAGGAGGCTAAAAACAGAGATCATAGGAAAATAGGGCGG GACCaagaactgtttttctttcatgagcTCAGCCCTGGTAGCTGTTTTTTCTTGCCAAAAGGAGCTTACATTTATAACACATTAATTGAATTCATCCGG AGTGAGTATCGAAAACGTGGATTCCAGGAGGTTGTCACTCCAAATGTTTTCAACAGCAAACTATGGATGACTTCAGGGCACTGGCAGCATTACAGTGAcaacatgttttcttttgaagtggAGAAAGAAATCTTTGCTTTGAAGCCTATGAACTGTCCAGGACACTG CCTTATGTTTGACCATCGTCCAAGATCATGGCGTGAACTGCCATTACGGTTGGCTGATTTTGGTGTTCTGCATCGCAACGAACTGTCTGGAGCTCTTACGGGACTCACTAGAGTACGCCGTTTCCAGCAAGATGATGCTCACATATTCTGTACTATGGAACAG ATTGAAGAGGAGATGAAGAGTTGTCTGCAGTTCTTGCGTACTGTGTATGATGTCTTTGGCTTTTCCTTTAAACTGAATCTCTCCACTCGTCCTGAGAAGTACCTGGGAGATATTGAAGTGTGGAATCAAGCTGAAAAG CAACTTGAAAACAGCCTCAATGACTTTGGTGAGAAGTGGGAGTTAAACCCTGGTGATGGAGCTTTCTATGGACCGAAG aTTGACATTCAGATTAAAGATGCCATTGGCCGCTACCACCAATGTGCTACAATCCAACTCGACTTCCAGCTGCCAGTCAGGTTTAACCTCACCTTTGTCAG CCATGATGGCAATGACAAGACAAGACCAGTTATCATTCACCGAGCTATCTTGGGGTCTGTGGAAAGAATGATCGCCATTCTAACTGAAAACTATGGAGGCAAATG GCCCCTCTGGCTGTCCCCACAGCAGGTGATGGTGGTACCAGTGGGACCAACATGTGATGAATATGCTCAAAAG GTCAGGCAGCAATTCCACGATGCTGGATTAATGGCAGATGTTGATGTAGATCCTGGGTGCACACTGAACAAGAAGATCAGAAATGCTCAGCTTGCACAGTATAACTTTATTCTGG TTGTTGGTGAAAAGGAGAAGGCAAGTGGAACAGTTAACATCCGCACCCGAGATAACAAGGTGCATGGTGAGCGTACAATTGCAGACACTGTGGAGAGACTGCTGGAACTGAAATGCTCTCGGTCTAGACAAGCTGAAGAGGAATTTTAA